In Osmerus mordax isolate fOsmMor3 chromosome 24, fOsmMor3.pri, whole genome shotgun sequence, the following are encoded in one genomic region:
- the LOC136932696 gene encoding calsenilin-like, with protein sequence MSVRWETEGLQTVGIVCLVFMFLKLMHLLGLIDITETDSSDSDLELSTVRHQPEGLDQLQTQTKFTKKELQSLYRGFKNECPSGLVDEETFKTIYSQFFPQGDATTYAHFLFNAFDMDRNGSIRFEDFVIGLSVLLRGSVIEKLNWAFNLYDINKDGYITKEEMLAIMKSIYDMMGRYTYPSVRDEAPSEHVDKFFQKMDRNRDGVVTIEEFIETCQKDENIMNSMQLFENVI encoded by the exons atgagtgTGAGGTGGGAGACGGAAGGACTGCAGACAGTGGGCATCGTCTGTCTGGTCTTCATGTTCCTGAAACTGATGCACCTGCTGGGCCTCATTGACATCACAGAGACgg ACAGCAGTGACAGTGATCTAGAGTTGTCCACAGTGCGTCACCAGCCGGAGGGGCTGGACCAGCTGCAGACTCAGACCAAGTTCACCAAGAAGGAGCTGCAGTCTCTTTACAGAGGGTTCAAGAAT GAGTGTCCCAGTGGCTTGGTTGATGAGGAGACTTTCAAGACCATCTATTCTCAATTCTTTCCCCAAGGAG atgCCACCACCTATGCTCACTTCCTTTTCAATGCGTTTGACATGGACAGGAACGGCTCAATCCGCTTTGAGGACTTTGTGATCGGCTTGTCTGTGTTGCTGAGGGGCTCAGTCATTGAGAAGTTGAACTGGGCCTTCAACCTGTATGACATTAACAAGGATGGATACATCACCAAGGAG GAGATGCTGGCGATTATGAAGTCAATCTATGACATGATGGGTCGATACACTTACCCCAGCGTCCGGGATGAGGCTCCGTCTGAGCATGTGGACAAGTTCTTTCAg AAAATggacagaaacagagatggCGTGGTGACCATTGAGGAGTTCATAGAAACTTGCCAGAAG GACGAGAACATCATGAACTCCATGCAACTCTTCGAGAACGTAATCTAG